CGGCCGGATACGCGACCGAGTACCTCCGCAGACGGGGGATCTCGCTCATCCTGATCGCCAAGTCGACCGCATTCTGCTTCCTCGTCGTGATGTCGCTCGCCGCCCCGACGCCCTGGGCCGTCCCATTCTGCGGCGTCTTCGACGGCCTGATGGCTGTCGCCGTCCTCCTGCTCCGCAAGTGGATTCAGGCTAATCCTGCGGTCGCGGCCTCGACTCAGAGAGGCGACCGCGCCCCCAGGCGGCCCGGGGGGGGAGCCTTGGCCGGAGGAGCCTAAGGGATGCCGCAGCCGGCGCTCATACTGACCGGCGCGTCCGGCTTTGTCGGCCGCCATCTGCTCGCAGAGCTGAAGGGGGACTATCGTATCTTCGCGATCGCGCGGCGGTCGCAGAGGGAGTGTGGCGCGCCGATCGACCCGAACATCGCATGGATGCAGGTCGATCTGGGCGACAGGGAGGATCTGGGCCGCGCTCTCCGCGAGATCCAGTCGGCTGGCGGAGCGAAGTTCCTGATTCACCTGGGCGCCTATTACGACTTCACGGGGGACCGGCATCCCGAGTACCAGCGGACGAACATCGGTGGAACCAGTAACATCCTCGATCTCGTCCGGCCGCTGCGCCTCGAGCGGCTCTTCTTCGCAAGCTCGGTCGCGGCGCACCGGTTCCCGCGGAGAGAAGGACCGATCACGGAGGCGACCCCCCCCGACGGGCCGCACGTCTATGCATGGAGCAAGCGCGAGGGGGAGAGGTTGATCCGCGAGTGCCCCAAAGTTCCGAGCTGCATCGTACGTTTCGGCGCGATGTTCAGCGATTGGTGCGAGTATCCGCCACTCTACAGCTTCCTCCAGACATGGCTCGGACGCTCCTGGCGCGCCCGCGCCCTGCCCGGAAAGGGAAACGCCGCGATCCCCTACATCCACGTCTGGGATGCCGTCAGGTTTCTGAGGCGACTCCTGGAGGTCCATGACAGGCTCGGCCAGGCCGAACCGGTCATCGCCTCCGCCGCGGGCTCCACCCCGATCAAGGATCTCTTCCACCTCGCGACGCGACACTTCTTCGGGCGGCCCCAGAATCCGCTTTTCGTGCCGCCTCCTGTCTGCGCCCTTGGGCTTCACGCCACCGATCTCATGGGCCGCGTCTCGGGGCACCGGCCGTTCGAGCGGCCGTGGATGCATTCCTACATTGACAAGCGAATGGAGGTCGAGAACACGAAGACCCGCGCGGCCCTCGAGTGGTCTCCGCTGGCGCGCTATCAGATCGAGAGGCGGTTTCCCCTCATGATCGAGCGCCTCCGCAGCGAGCCGCTGGAGTGGCGCGCGCGCAACGAGGCCGCCATGAGGCGAGAGGCCGACCGGCCGGGGCTGCGTGTCTACAAGACGCTCATCGCGGTGGAGGAAGAGGTGATCGCGGCAATGGCGAGGATCCTCGACTCCCCGTCGGGGGCCGATCTCCTGGCCGCCTTCCGAAAGCTCGACGCAGCCGAATTCCGCTGGATCGTGAGGCTGCTCTTCCGGCTCGTACTGACAACGATCCAGACCAGCAACAGGCTCCTTGTCCTGAACTACATGGAGGTCACCTGCGCCGACCGGTTCCGCGCCGGCATCCGGCCGGAGGAACTGCGCAATCTCCTCAAGCTCTTGAACGACACGATCCTCGAGAGCCTCGAGGGAAGGCCGGATTTCGCGAACCTGGGCCAGACGATCTACGATCAGATCACCGTCCCCTTGCAGCTCGCGATGGACGAGGTCCGGGAGCAGCACGATCGGTTCCAGGAGGGAGGAGTCGCGCCCGCTGAAGCCGCTGCGACCTCGCCCCTCGAGGGGCTTTCGCCGCGCGAGGCCCTCGAGCAGACCATCTTCAGCTGCCTGGTGCAGAGGAAGTAGCCCCTTGCCAGGCCGCGCCCCCGTGGGAGATCCGTGAGACTCCCCTTCCGCGCAAGGCTCCTCATGGGATTCGGCCCCGTGGTCCTGGTCATGGGGGCGACCAGCACATTCGCCGGTCTCTCCTTCATCGGCCACACGGTCATGAAGGAAGCCAAGCTCCGCGTCGAGATGGACCTGAACGGCGCCTGGTCGGCCTACGGCGAGGAGATGAACCGGCTCCAGGTCGTCGTCGGCATATCGGCACAGAGGGAGGCGATGCAAAGCGCCACCCGGACCGGGCGGGTGGGGGGATCCATCGCCTCGGAGTTCGAGACCTTTCGCAGGAAGTACGATCTGGACTACCTGACCGTGACCGACGAGAACGGGGTCGTGCTCTTGCGGTCGCGCTACCCCCACGCGAAAGGCGACACCCTCAGAGACGATCCAGTCATCGAGAAGGCGCTCGGAGGGGCGGCGAGCTCCGGCACTCTGCTCCTCTCACCCGAGAGACTGAGAAAGGAAGGAGACAATCTCGACGAGCGCGCCTTCATCCCGCTCGTCTACACCGAGAGGGCGATCCCGACCGACCGGGCCGTCGAGCCGAGGGGTATGGCTCTGGAGGCCGCGATGCCCATCCTCAACGACCGGGGAGACGTGACGGGGACGGTCTACGGAGGGGTTCTCCTGAACCGCAAGTTCGATCTCGTCGACCGGATCCGGCGCAACGTCTTCGGCGACAAGAGCTTCGGCGACCGTCCCGTCGGAACCGTGACCCTCTTCCTCGGCGACGTGAGAATCGCCACGAATGTGACCCTCGACACGGGGGCGCGCGCGCTGGGAACGCGGGTCTCCGAGGCCGTCGCGACCAGGGTTCTCGATCGCGGGGAGCGCTTCGCCGACCGCGCGTTCGTCGTGAACGACTGGTATCTATCCGCCTACGATCCGATTCGAGATCCCAGGGGCGAGGTGATCGGCATCATCTACGTCGGGCTGCTGGAGAAGACCTACTCGGGATACAAGTCGACCCTCGTCCGGCAGTACCTGGGAATCAGCCTCCTTGCCCTCCTCGTCTGCGTGGCCGTGACCCTGACTCTCTCGAGCGACTTCCGGCGACCCATTCTTCGCCTGGTCAAGGCTACGAGGGAGATCTCCGCGGGCAACCTGAACGCGCGCGTGACGCCGGTCCGGTCGAGCAGGGAGATCCACGAGCTGGGGAAGGCGTTCAACCTGATGGCCGAGGCGCTCGAGAGCGACAGGGCCAAGATGAACGTGACCTCGATCGTCCTCCAAAGGGCCTATGCGGCGGCCGAAGAACGGAACAAGGCCTACATGGAGATGCTCGGCTTCGTCACGCACGAGCTCAAGTCCCCCCTCGCCTCGATCGTCTTCGCGATCCACGGGCTCCGCGACCGGATCCTGGGCCCGCTGACGCCCGAGCAGGAGGCGCTCCTGAAGTCCGCCTCGACGAGCGCGGACTATCTCCAGGCTACGATCTTCAACTACCTCAATCTGACCAGGATCGAGGAAGGCGGCGTGCGCCTGCGACTCTCGAGGGTGGCTGCGCTCGACGAGGTGATCCGTCCCGTCCTCGAGGGGCTCTCGGAGCTCTCTGCCGACCGAGGGATGCGGATCGAGTCCGCGATCCCGGCGGAGGCCGGAGGCGTCTGGGACAGGGATCTCGTGCGGGCGGTCTTCCAGAACCTGCTGTCGAACGCCATCAAGTACGGCAGGGAGGGAGGAAGGATCCGCCTCTCCTGGCGCAGGGACGAGGAGTCGCGATTGCAGCGATTCTCCGTCTGGAACGAGGGGTGCGGATTCGATCCGGACTCCGCGCGGCGCCTCTTCCAGAAGTTCTCCCGTCTGCACGCGGGCGGCGAGGACACCAAGAGCGGGACAGGACTCGGACTCTTCGTCTCGGCGAGGATCGTGGAGAAGCACGGCGGCGCGATCTCGGCGCGCTCGGATCCGGGGCAGTGGGCCGAGTTCGTCGTCTCGCTTCCCGACGCGGCCCCGGGGTTGGAGGAGGCGGGCGCCGGCGAGCCTTCCGCTAGCGGCTAGAGCAGACACGCCCCGGAGAAGGCGCTCTAGGCGCCGGCCGGCCCTGGACTCCCCGAGGCCTCCAGGGTCTTCGCGATCAGGGCGAGGATGTCGGCCGGCTTCACCGGCTTCTCGACGAAGGCGTCGACCGGCAGCAGGGCGGTTCCGACCATCTCGCTGAAGTTCACGTGGGTCCTCGCTGTCACGCTGGTCAGCATGATCACCGGGATCTTGGAGAAGGCGCTGTAGGGCGATCCCGCCCCCCCCGTGCGCAGCTCGCTCAGGACGCGAAAACCGGCGACGAAGTCCTCCATGATCACGTCGAGGATGATGATGTCGGGAGAGACCTCGACGATCTTCCGAAGCCCCTCGGCGCCCGAGTAGGCGGCCTCGAACGCATACCCCTTCGCCGTGAAGACGAGCTTGAAGACATTCACGAGATTGACGTCGTCGTCAATCATCAGGACCTTCTTACCCTGCGTCATGCAACTCTCCCGGCCGTATGGGCCTGCAGTCGCGAATCCCGCTCCCGCGCAGCACGATCCTAGACGACCGCGGCGCCGCTGAGAAGATCGGACTTCCCGGGATGCCGGAGCGGCCGCCTGAACCGGGCCAATCCACCCGGAATCCGCGCTATCGTCCTCCCAGCTCCCGCACGGCCTCGACGATTCCCCTCGAGGCCTCCTCGATGACTCCCCCCTCGGAAGGGAAGCCGAGGGAGAAGCGGACCCCGCCCGCGAGGTGCCGCTCGGGAACGCGCATGGCGCGCAGGACGTGCGAGTGCGCGGTGGAGCCCGCGTCGCATGCCGCCCCCGTCGACGCGCTGATCCCCTTGAGATCAAGAAGCTGGACCAGGGTCGCGCCTTCGATCCCCTCGAAGGCGATACAGGTCGTGTTCGCTACCCGGTCGGCCCCCGATCCGATCGCCATCGCCCCTCTCAGCCGAGAGACGATCGCCGCCTCGAGGGCATCCCGAAGCGGTGAGAGGGAGCGCGCGTAGGTCTCCGCGCGCGCGGATGCCAGCTCCGCGGCTCTGGCGAATCCCACGGCGGCGGCCACGTTCTCCGTGCCCGGGCGCAGGCCGCCCTCCTGTCCGCCGCCTTGGAGCAGCGGACGCGGCCGGACGGCCCCGCGACACCAGAGGGCGCCGATTCCCTTAGGCCCTCCGATCTTGTGCGCCGAGAGGCTCAGCAGATCGACGCCGAGATCGCTCACGCTGACGATCATCTTCCCGACGCCCTGGACGGCGTCGGTGTGAACGAGCACGCCGCGCGGGTGGGCCTGACGGGCGACCTCTCCGACAGGCTGAAGGCATCCGGTCTCATTGTTTGCGAGCATGAGGCTCACCAGCGACACATCGCCCTCTTCCAGCGCAGCCTCCACGCCCGTGAGAGGGACGACGCCGTCAGGCGCGGGGTCGATCCGGCGGACGATCGTTCCCTGCCGCTCGAGATCGGCCGCGCATTCCAGCACAGACGCATGCTCGATCGACGAGACGAGGAGCGCTCCCGGCATCCCATGCATCGTCCCCCTGAGGGCCAGGTTGTTCGCCTCGGTTCCCCCGGAGACGAAGAAGAGATCCT
The window above is part of the Candidatus Eisenbacteria bacterium genome. Proteins encoded here:
- a CDS encoding NAD(P)-dependent oxidoreductase produces the protein MPQPALILTGASGFVGRHLLAELKGDYRIFAIARRSQRECGAPIDPNIAWMQVDLGDREDLGRALREIQSAGGAKFLIHLGAYYDFTGDRHPEYQRTNIGGTSNILDLVRPLRLERLFFASSVAAHRFPRREGPITEATPPDGPHVYAWSKREGERLIRECPKVPSCIVRFGAMFSDWCEYPPLYSFLQTWLGRSWRARALPGKGNAAIPYIHVWDAVRFLRRLLEVHDRLGQAEPVIASAAGSTPIKDLFHLATRHFFGRPQNPLFVPPPVCALGLHATDLMGRVSGHRPFERPWMHSYIDKRMEVENTKTRAALEWSPLARYQIERRFPLMIERLRSEPLEWRARNEAAMRREADRPGLRVYKTLIAVEEEVIAAMARILDSPSGADLLAAFRKLDAAEFRWIVRLLFRLVLTTIQTSNRLLVLNYMEVTCADRFRAGIRPEELRNLLKLLNDTILESLEGRPDFANLGQTIYDQITVPLQLAMDEVREQHDRFQEGGVAPAEAAATSPLEGLSPREALEQTIFSCLVQRK
- a CDS encoding HAMP domain-containing protein, producing the protein MRLPFRARLLMGFGPVVLVMGATSTFAGLSFIGHTVMKEAKLRVEMDLNGAWSAYGEEMNRLQVVVGISAQREAMQSATRTGRVGGSIASEFETFRRKYDLDYLTVTDENGVVLLRSRYPHAKGDTLRDDPVIEKALGGAASSGTLLLSPERLRKEGDNLDERAFIPLVYTERAIPTDRAVEPRGMALEAAMPILNDRGDVTGTVYGGVLLNRKFDLVDRIRRNVFGDKSFGDRPVGTVTLFLGDVRIATNVTLDTGARALGTRVSEAVATRVLDRGERFADRAFVVNDWYLSAYDPIRDPRGEVIGIIYVGLLEKTYSGYKSTLVRQYLGISLLALLVCVAVTLTLSSDFRRPILRLVKATREISAGNLNARVTPVRSSREIHELGKAFNLMAEALESDRAKMNVTSIVLQRAYAAAEERNKAYMEMLGFVTHELKSPLASIVFAIHGLRDRILGPLTPEQEALLKSASTSADYLQATIFNYLNLTRIEEGGVRLRLSRVAALDEVIRPVLEGLSELSADRGMRIESAIPAEAGGVWDRDLVRAVFQNLLSNAIKYGREGGRIRLSWRRDEESRLQRFSVWNEGCGFDPDSARRLFQKFSRLHAGGEDTKSGTGLGLFVSARIVEKHGGAISARSDPGQWAEFVVSLPDAAPGLEEAGAGEPSASG
- a CDS encoding response regulator; protein product: MTQGKKVLMIDDDVNLVNVFKLVFTAKGYAFEAAYSGAEGLRKIVEVSPDIIILDVIMEDFVAGFRVLSELRTGGAGSPYSAFSKIPVIMLTSVTARTHVNFSEMVGTALLPVDAFVEKPVKPADILALIAKTLEASGSPGPAGA
- a CDS encoding cysteine desulfurase, which translates into the protein MIRIDLDANATTPLLPEVLDAMAAALRDLPGNPSSLHAPGRRAREALERARASVAALIGATPEDLFFVSGGTEANNLALRGTMHGMPGALLVSSIEHASVLECAADLERQGTIVRRIDPAPDGVVPLTGVEAALEEGDVSLVSLMLANNETGCLQPVGEVARQAHPRGVLVHTDAVQGVGKMIVSVSDLGVDLLSLSAHKIGGPKGIGALWCRGAVRPRPLLQGGGQEGGLRPGTENVAAAVGFARAAELASARAETYARSLSPLRDALEAAIVSRLRGAMAIGSGADRVANTTCIAFEGIEGATLVQLLDLKGISASTGAACDAGSTAHSHVLRAMRVPERHLAGGVRFSLGFPSEGGVIEEASRGIVEAVRELGGR